One window of Leptospira yasudae genomic DNA carries:
- a CDS encoding porin OmpL1 produces the protein MVRNMSKVLLVLAVLFASAASLSAKSYAIVGFGLQLDLGQLGGTITKDGLDAATYYGPVRSSNTCTVGTDAGCVQNPSRPTGEGNFVGVAPRRAIPAENRLITLERTTGGLINATSTKGAMVGGNLMVGYESDFAKYFFWRVAAEYTQKISGGVTKADIAGYNIVDITWGFSAIVIPATVGIKLNVTEDAAVYMGAGLNYFNGGWSLNGMNNIKGGYDLMTAAGLTSVANLLSDGTDPVTTREHTRFRASGIAPNFLIGTQARVSDKGHVFLELETIMSAAYSVGKTQSVGGASNLSPYPAYPIVVGGQIYRFGYKHEL, from the coding sequence ATGGTTCGTAACATGAGTAAGGTGTTGCTTGTCCTTGCCGTACTGTTCGCGTCGGCTGCAAGCTTAAGTGCAAAATCATACGCAATTGTAGGATTCGGGTTACAATTAGACCTGGGTCAATTAGGTGGAACAATCACTAAGGACGGTCTCGATGCGGCTACGTATTACGGTCCTGTAAGATCTTCCAACACTTGTACCGTTGGAACGGATGCAGGCTGTGTACAAAATCCATCAAGACCTACCGGAGAAGGTAACTTTGTTGGAGTTGCTCCAAGAAGAGCAATCCCTGCTGAAAACAGATTGATCACTCTCGAAAGAACTACCGGCGGTCTTATCAACGCTACAAGCACTAAGGGAGCTATGGTGGGTGGTAACTTAATGGTAGGTTACGAATCCGATTTCGCGAAATATTTCTTCTGGAGAGTTGCAGCCGAGTACACTCAAAAGATCTCCGGCGGGGTTACCAAAGCGGATATCGCTGGTTACAACATCGTAGACATCACTTGGGGATTCAGCGCAATCGTGATTCCTGCGACTGTGGGTATCAAATTGAACGTAACCGAAGATGCGGCTGTTTATATGGGAGCCGGTTTGAACTACTTCAACGGTGGTTGGTCTTTGAACGGGATGAACAACATCAAAGGCGGATACGACCTCATGACAGCTGCAGGTCTTACTTCTGTAGCAAATCTTTTGAGCGACGGAACCGATCCGGTTACGACTCGCGAACATACAAGATTTAGAGCTTCCGGAATCGCTCCGAACTTCTTAATCGGAACTCAGGCACGCGTTTCCGATAAAGGACACGTATTCTTAGAACTCGAAACGATCATGTCTGCAGCCTACTCCGTAGGTAAGACTCAGTCCGTAGGGGGAGCTTCTAACCTTTCTCCTTACCCTGCTTACCCGATCGTTGTCGGTGGACAGATCTACAGATTCGGATACAAACACGAACTCTAA
- a CDS encoding porin OmpL1, which translates to MILVPRRFFVTKSYWLTVCLFFSFSLCDHLSAKSYFVTGLGLQFDLGNMGEVITKDGINSGQYHTVQSSNACDPNVAICSQNGFVNGVALRRLVVPENRLITIERTTGGVFQAESAQGAMVGGNIMAGFEKDFGKYFFWRISANYTQKIAGGVTKASFIGYRFIDANWNFQSVVVPATIGIKLNVSEDAAVYMGMGLNYYTGGWGLRGRNDSKTVADTLDALIVSVPQLALVRDLLKDGPDPASVRENTQFRISGFSPNWLIGIQARITDKGYVFLELETVFASKMDSTTSQSLGTILNLSPTPAFPIQVGGQTYRAGYKHEL; encoded by the coding sequence ATGATCTTGGTTCCACGTCGATTCTTCGTAACGAAGTCATATTGGTTGACTGTCTGCCTGTTCTTCTCCTTCTCCCTTTGCGATCACCTTTCGGCAAAATCTTATTTCGTAACCGGATTGGGTCTTCAATTCGATTTGGGAAATATGGGAGAAGTCATCACCAAAGACGGAATCAATTCGGGACAATACCACACGGTTCAATCTTCCAATGCCTGCGACCCGAACGTTGCGATCTGCAGTCAAAACGGATTCGTAAACGGGGTCGCGCTTCGTAGACTGGTCGTTCCCGAAAACAGATTGATCACGATCGAACGAACCACAGGCGGAGTGTTTCAGGCGGAGAGCGCGCAAGGCGCGATGGTAGGCGGCAATATCATGGCCGGTTTCGAAAAGGACTTCGGAAAATATTTTTTCTGGAGAATTTCCGCAAACTATACGCAAAAGATCGCAGGCGGCGTAACAAAGGCGAGTTTTATCGGATATCGCTTCATCGATGCGAATTGGAACTTTCAATCCGTTGTCGTTCCGGCAACGATCGGAATCAAATTAAACGTCAGCGAAGATGCGGCCGTTTATATGGGAATGGGTTTGAATTATTATACGGGAGGCTGGGGACTTCGAGGAAGAAACGATTCGAAAACCGTCGCAGACACGTTAGACGCTCTTATTGTCAGCGTTCCTCAGCTCGCATTGGTTCGGGATCTTTTGAAGGACGGTCCCGATCCGGCTTCGGTTCGGGAAAACACTCAGTTTCGAATTTCGGGATTTTCCCCGAATTGGCTGATCGGAATCCAAGCCCGAATCACGGACAAGGGTTACGTTTTTTTAGAATTGGAAACGGTCTTCGCGTCCAAGATGGACTCGACTACAAGTCAATCTTTGGGAACCATCCTCAACCTTTCCCCTACTCCGGCCTTTCCGATTCAAGTCGGAGGCCAGACATATCGGGCAGGTTACAAACACGAGCTTTGA
- a CDS encoding acyl-CoA dehydrogenase family protein: MDLLNPNKTEYKHLDEKSRNIMKRTIAFFEKKGKNKLKEDDRNQTWYADFLEFQKQEKVFATLMTPAGYGPSDSRWDTTRICDFNEIAGFYGLCYWYTWQVSMLGLGPIWNSKNEEIKHKTAKLLQDGEIFAFGLSEKEHGADLISSDMSLENKGNGNYVANGRKYYIGNSNKAAIVSTFGKMKDTGNYVFFAVNSGHKNYELIQNVVNSQSYVGEYALKDYPIEEKDILSKDREAWDASLSTIAVCKYNLGWASIGICTHSFYEALNHASKRKLFNRRVTEFSQIKQMFVDAYCRLFSMKLFAARAKDYMRSASATDRRYLLFNPMVKMKVTMQGEEVINLLWDVIAAKGFEKNMYFEMAAKDIRGLPKLEGTAHVNMALIIKFMNNYFFEPNSSLPKIPKMDGFQNDDFLFNQGTTSKGFEKITFPDYNEVYASVNLPNVKIFRKQIEVLKDFLKNTPPDSKQSKDLDFMLILGELFTLVAYGQLLIENAAIEKVEDDLLSQIFDFMVRDFSKFALQLYSKRSSTKAQMEKCLAMIYKPEEDEALFNRVCEKVYSYKDAYEMAP; encoded by the coding sequence ATGGATCTATTAAACCCCAACAAAACGGAATACAAACATCTGGATGAAAAATCCAGAAACATTATGAAACGTACGATCGCCTTTTTCGAAAAGAAAGGGAAGAACAAGTTAAAAGAAGACGACCGGAATCAAACTTGGTATGCGGATTTTCTAGAGTTTCAAAAACAGGAAAAGGTTTTTGCAACCTTGATGACGCCAGCGGGTTACGGACCGAGCGATTCCAGATGGGATACGACTCGGATTTGCGACTTCAATGAAATCGCGGGCTTTTATGGTCTTTGTTATTGGTATACTTGGCAGGTTTCCATGTTGGGTCTCGGTCCGATCTGGAACAGCAAGAACGAAGAGATCAAACACAAGACCGCCAAACTTCTGCAAGACGGTGAAATTTTCGCGTTCGGTCTTTCCGAAAAAGAACACGGAGCCGATTTGATCTCCAGCGATATGTCCTTGGAAAACAAAGGCAACGGGAACTACGTAGCTAACGGAAGAAAATACTATATCGGAAATTCGAACAAGGCCGCGATCGTTTCCACCTTCGGTAAGATGAAGGATACGGGGAATTACGTTTTCTTTGCCGTTAACTCTGGACACAAGAACTACGAACTGATTCAGAACGTGGTCAACTCGCAAAGTTATGTGGGAGAGTATGCGCTCAAGGATTATCCGATTGAAGAAAAGGATATTCTGTCCAAGGACAGAGAGGCTTGGGACGCGTCGCTCAGCACCATCGCGGTTTGTAAATACAATCTCGGTTGGGCTTCCATCGGAATCTGCACGCATTCCTTTTACGAGGCTCTCAATCACGCTTCTAAGAGAAAATTATTCAACCGTCGCGTAACGGAATTCTCCCAAATCAAACAGATGTTCGTGGACGCGTATTGCAGACTCTTCTCCATGAAACTGTTTGCAGCAAGAGCGAAGGATTACATGAGATCCGCGTCTGCGACCGATAGACGTTATCTTCTCTTCAATCCGATGGTGAAGATGAAGGTGACGATGCAGGGAGAAGAAGTCATCAATCTTCTTTGGGACGTGATCGCAGCGAAAGGTTTCGAGAAGAACATGTATTTCGAAATGGCGGCGAAAGATATCCGCGGTCTTCCTAAGCTGGAAGGAACGGCGCACGTAAACATGGCCTTGATCATCAAGTTCATGAACAATTACTTCTTTGAACCGAATTCTTCCCTGCCGAAGATTCCTAAGATGGACGGCTTTCAAAACGACGACTTCCTTTTCAATCAGGGAACGACTTCCAAAGGTTTTGAAAAGATCACCTTTCCGGATTACAACGAAGTGTATGCGAGCGTGAATCTTCCGAACGTGAAGATTTTCAGAAAACAGATCGAGGTTTTGAAGGACTTCCTGAAAAACACTCCGCCCGATTCCAAACAATCCAAGGATTTGGATTTTATGCTCATCCTTGGGGAACTTTTCACGTTAGTCGCTTATGGTCAGCTTTTGATCGAAAACGCGGCGATCGAGAAGGTGGAAGACGATCTGTTGAGTCAGATTTTCGATTTTATGGTCCGCGATTTTTCCAAATTTGCGCTTCAACTTTATTCAAAGAGAAGCAGCACGAAAGCACAGATGGAAAAATGTTTGGCGATGATCTATAAACCGGAAGAGGATGAAGCTCTTTTCAACCGCGTTTGCGAAAAGGTTTATTCTTACAAAGACGCGTATGAAATGGCTCCTTGA
- a CDS encoding LIC10421/LIC12816 family protein translates to MFANAFRVLSFFFLVSLFVVSTQSFAVSEETEQRLMEKALIESAVTSEQKTAVASYLRAMAAQKATRAEELRELSRRSTGGKFLANKAQSDRYRKQAEVLEREAERYQFLLNNL, encoded by the coding sequence ATGTTTGCAAATGCGTTCCGCGTTTTATCATTCTTCTTCTTAGTTTCCCTATTTGTCGTTTCCACTCAAAGTTTTGCCGTTTCGGAAGAAACGGAACAGAGACTGATGGAAAAAGCTTTGATCGAAAGCGCGGTCACTTCGGAGCAAAAAACCGCAGTTGCCAGCTATCTAAGGGCAATGGCTGCACAAAAGGCGACTCGAGCGGAAGAATTGCGGGAACTCTCCAGACGTTCTACCGGTGGAAAGTTTCTTGCGAACAAGGCGCAATCGGATCGTTATCGCAAACAAGCCGAAGTTTTGGAAAGAGAAGCGGAACGGTATCAATTCCTACTTAACAATTTGTAA
- a CDS encoding protein-L-isoaspartate O-methyltransferase family protein, whose amino-acid sequence MSSPLKICDPSLRIEERKKMVDSQIAARGIRDERILSAMRSIPRECFIPNSQSAQAYEDKPLQIGCHQTISQPFMVAWMTLLLDVKKGDRIFEIGTGSGYQSAVLIFLGAQLFSVEYFDALHRNAIQNLERWKPRCTESNRFLVGSAPKILTPGLQFDKMISCAALPDLPGVDSCYFQSLVPGGIFIFPLGNEEQFLMLARRDLHRWSFETKGGVKFVPLL is encoded by the coding sequence ATGTCTTCTCCCCTTAAAATCTGCGACCCTTCTCTTCGAATCGAAGAAAGGAAGAAGATGGTCGATTCTCAAATCGCAGCTCGAGGAATCCGAGACGAACGGATTCTTTCCGCGATGCGTTCGATTCCGCGAGAATGTTTTATTCCGAATTCTCAATCTGCACAGGCTTATGAGGATAAGCCCTTGCAGATCGGTTGTCATCAAACGATTTCGCAGCCCTTTATGGTGGCTTGGATGACTTTGCTTTTGGATGTGAAGAAAGGGGATCGCATTTTTGAAATCGGCACGGGTTCCGGTTATCAAAGCGCGGTTCTGATTTTTCTCGGGGCTCAACTCTTTTCTGTGGAATACTTTGATGCTTTGCATCGAAATGCGATTCAAAATTTGGAACGTTGGAAGCCGCGTTGCACGGAATCGAATCGTTTTCTGGTCGGAAGTGCGCCGAAAATTCTTACTCCCGGGCTGCAGTTTGATAAGATGATCTCTTGCGCCGCTCTTCCCGATCTTCCCGGAGTCGACAGTTGTTACTTTCAGTCGTTGGTTCCAGGAGGAATTTTTATTTTTCCTTTGGGAAACGAAGAACAGTTTTTGATGCTCGCGAGAAGGGATTTACATCGCTGGTCGTTCGAAACGAAGGGCGGAGTGAAGTTCGTTCCTTTGTTGTGA
- a CDS encoding AAA family ATPase: MNADKSLILLRGLPGAGKSALAQVLSENGKYPVLSVDDYFTDPQTREYRFDYKENHLAYKSCEERTRNEAKKGTPKIFLDNTFTLEWELKPYFQIASEFGYTIFVATVENYHNGKNIHSIDDESLRKMASKYKVRLLPENS, translated from the coding sequence ATGAACGCAGACAAGTCTCTCATTCTGCTCAGAGGACTTCCGGGAGCCGGAAAAAGCGCGCTTGCCCAAGTCTTATCCGAAAACGGCAAATACCCCGTCTTGAGCGTGGACGACTATTTTACCGATCCACAAACGCGGGAATACCGTTTCGATTATAAGGAGAATCACCTCGCTTATAAGAGCTGCGAGGAACGTACGCGAAACGAAGCAAAGAAGGGAACGCCCAAGATTTTTTTGGACAATACGTTTACTCTCGAATGGGAACTGAAACCCTACTTTCAAATCGCCTCCGAATTCGGTTATACGATTTTCGTGGCAACCGTGGAAAACTATCACAATGGAAAGAACATTCATTCCATCGACGACGAATCCTTACGAAAGATGGCATCGAAATACAAGGTTCGTTTACTTCCCGAAAACTCTTAA
- a CDS encoding DUF1577 domain-containing protein: MNGIKLKNRELDVISSAEQRKHIIEKHLLKQSLIIKGDIDKETVLIQKYIDDGEKIIVESDSEKDFPEVGEIILYRILAKYVQIECTFLKRINPKIIELSINQISIAKSNRAFPRYPVAEDSAHVTNINSSKTVIDASLFNIPTLVKVSFEDYKAKLKTDQLGLIEIDVFKSDQEEKFGLVKRSKKYIHIENTSLEKSYNSTNENQIDVEDQIQEEIPSLMRKYKDEKIVSEIIYPIIYINHSRQSIPLGYIWVRSKDQPLGKDTIDKLSEFSKEMVARIKESNTVLTTEKFPIVDISNNGICIRITDQHLIQTLPKHTGFVFDIYIRMQGYFKVFGAIRWYSYDEIGNLILGMELVGKSAFPGEREKFHRNVELLGQGKFTGLKTHAI; this comes from the coding sequence ATGAATGGAATCAAGTTGAAAAATCGAGAATTAGATGTCATAAGTTCTGCAGAACAAAGGAAGCATATTATAGAAAAACATCTCCTTAAGCAAAGCTTAATTATAAAAGGCGACATCGATAAGGAAACGGTTCTCATACAAAAATACATCGATGATGGAGAAAAAATCATCGTCGAATCCGACAGTGAAAAAGATTTTCCCGAAGTCGGAGAAATTATTCTTTATAGAATTCTCGCGAAGTACGTGCAGATCGAATGTACTTTCTTGAAACGAATCAACCCGAAAATTATCGAACTCAGCATCAATCAAATATCGATCGCGAAATCCAATCGCGCGTTTCCCCGTTACCCCGTCGCGGAAGACTCGGCGCACGTTACCAATATCAATTCTTCCAAAACCGTGATCGACGCGTCGCTCTTCAATATCCCGACTCTTGTGAAAGTCAGCTTTGAAGACTACAAAGCAAAACTTAAGACCGATCAGCTCGGTTTGATCGAGATCGACGTTTTTAAATCCGATCAGGAAGAAAAATTCGGACTCGTTAAAAGATCCAAAAAATACATTCACATTGAAAATACTTCTTTGGAAAAATCATACAACTCAACGAACGAAAATCAAATCGACGTAGAGGATCAGATTCAGGAAGAAATTCCTTCGCTGATGAGAAAGTATAAGGACGAGAAGATCGTTTCGGAAATCATTTATCCGATCATCTATATCAATCATTCAAGACAATCGATTCCGCTCGGCTATATCTGGGTCAGAAGCAAAGACCAACCTCTCGGCAAAGATACGATCGACAAACTCTCCGAGTTCTCCAAAGAGATGGTGGCGCGCATCAAAGAATCCAACACGGTTTTAACCACGGAAAAATTTCCGATCGTGGATATTTCGAACAACGGAATCTGCATCCGCATTACGGATCAACACCTGATCCAAACTTTGCCCAAACATACGGGATTCGTCTTTGACATTTATATCCGCATGCAGGGTTATTTCAAGGTCTTCGGAGCCATTCGCTGGTATTCGTACGACGAAATCGGAAATCTCATCTTAGGAATGGAATTGGTCGGGAAGTCCGCGTTTCCGGGTGAACGGGAAAAATTTCATCGAAACGTGGAGCTTTTGGGTCAGGGAAAATTCACGGGATTAAAAACGCACGCGATCTAA